The following nucleotide sequence is from Halanaerobiales bacterium.
AGCAGTTATTAATGCAGGATTGTTTTTGGGAGCTGGAGCTACAAGTTATAATATCTGGATAAAACCAATTAATATGGGATTACTTGCCGGTGGATTTTTATTCGGTTTTGGAATGTCACTTTCAGTTTGTTGTGCTAGTGGGGTTCTTACAGATCTTCCTTCTGGATTCCCAAGAGCTTTTATAACTTTAATATTCTTTGGTTTAGGAGTTTTCCTTGGTTTTCCTATACAAAGAACTGCAAGCTGGGTTAATGAATCCTGGTTTACCAGTGCAGTAGGAGAAAAAACTATGGGAGGAGTCTTTTTACCTGATCTTTTTCAGGGAGATGGTCTTTACGGTTATTTAGGAGCTCTCTTATTAATTGCTGTTTTTGGGGCAATAATTAGTTATTTCTCTTATTTGTATGAGAAAAAACAATTGAGGAATAATAAATATACTGGCCTTGAAATAGAAAAACAGCAGGAAGAAAAAGAAAGCTTTAAAATTAGTGAATTCAAATTATTTAGTGCTGAAACATATAAACACTTTTTTGTGAAACCATGGACTTTAAAACAGGGTGCGATTGCTCTGGCAATTATTTTTGCTGTATTAATGGGAGTTACTAAAGCCGGTTGGGGTGCATCTCAGCCTTATGGTATCTGGTTTGGTAAGGTACTTATGTTATTTGGAGTTTCGTCTGAAGCTCTTGCTAATTTTACTAATATGCCAGCTGGATTATATGAACTTCCATTTTTTGAGCATCAAATCTCTGTCCAGAACTTTGGAATTATAGCTGGAGCTATTATTTATCTTCTTACAGCAGGCAAGTTTAGTGATGCATTTAAAGCGGGCCTTAAGATAAGAGGTAAAGAAGTAGCTGTTTATGCTTTAGGTGGTATCACAATGGGTTTTGGTACTCGTTTAGCTAATGGTTGTAATGTTGGAGCTTTATATACTCCAATTTCAAATCTCTCTCTATCAGGCTGGTTTTTCTTGATCGCTATGATAGTTGGAGGTATTGTAAGTAATAAATTTAATGATCGGATTTCTGGTTAAAAGGCTTTAATGATACAAAATTATAATTAAAATCTTAAATAGGAGGAAATATATTATGAGTAAGAAAGTATTAGTTGTAGGTGGAGTAGCTGGTGGAGCTTCAGCAGCTGCAAGAGTTAGAAGACTTGATGAATCAGCAGAAGTAATAATGTTTGAACGTGGGCCAAATGTTTCTTTTTCAAATTGTTGTCTTCCCTATCATTTAAGTGGAACTGTTGAAAATAGTGATGATTTGGTATTGATTTCTCCACAGGAATTTATGGATAAATATAAGATTGATGCCAGAACCCATAATGAAGTTATTGATATTAAAAGAGAAGAAAACAAAGTAGTAGTAAAAGATCTGGAAAAAGGTGAAACTTATGAAGAAGATTATGATAAGTTAGTTTTATCTCCAGGAGCTGCTCCGATCTGTCCAAATAGTATTCCTGGTGTAAATAATGATAATGTTTTTACAATTTGGAATGTGCAGGATATTAAAAAATTGAATGGATATATTGAAGAAAATAATATTGAGGATGTAGCAGTAGTAGGAGCTGGATTTATTGGGTGTGAAGTTGCTGAAAACCTAAAACATGCTGGCAAAAATGTTAAATTAATTGAAGCAATGGATCAAATAATGCCTCCATTTGATAATGATATGGCTCAAATTCTCCATAAAGAATTATATGATAAAGGTGTAGAATTAATTTTAGAAGATGCAGTTGAAGAAATTAATAATAACCATGTTGTATTAAGTTCAGGAGAAAAAGTAGATGCTGAAGCTGTAGTAATGGCCATCGGTGTTTGTCCTGAAACTGAATTAGCAGAAAAAGCTGGTTTAGATATAGGAGAAACTGGCAGCATAGAAGTTGATCATAATTATCGTACAAATGATAAAGATATTTATGCTATTGGAGATGCAATAGAAGTATATTGTAGAATGACAAATAGAAAGACAAGATTACCTCTTGCTGGTCCTGCTCAAAGACAGGCTAGAGCTGCTGCAGATGCTATTTATGATAAGGATCATACTCATAATGGAATCATTGGTTCTTCTGTAGTAAGAATTTTTGATATGAATGCAGCTTCAACTGGTATTAATGAAAAACAGGCCCAGGATGTAGGAATTCCTTATGATATAGCATATGTAATCCCAGGAGACAAAGTTGGCTTAATGCCAGAAAGTC
It contains:
- a CDS encoding YeeE/YedE family protein; translation: MSKLEKIIGFILIFVVLILSKFYFRDLTLFARLLIGTGIGYSLARAYTGFAGSVNRAYRTGSTKLMRTMMFMFFITAVINAGLFLGAGATSYNIWIKPINMGLLAGGFLFGFGMSLSVCCASGVLTDLPSGFPRAFITLIFFGLGVFLGFPIQRTASWVNESWFTSAVGEKTMGGVFLPDLFQGDGLYGYLGALLLIAVFGAIISYFSYLYEKKQLRNNKYTGLEIEKQQEEKESFKISEFKLFSAETYKHFFVKPWTLKQGAIALAIIFAVLMGVTKAGWGASQPYGIWFGKVLMLFGVSSEALANFTNMPAGLYELPFFEHQISVQNFGIIAGAIIYLLTAGKFSDAFKAGLKIRGKEVAVYALGGITMGFGTRLANGCNVGALYTPISNLSLSGWFFLIAMIVGGIVSNKFNDRISG
- a CDS encoding FAD-dependent oxidoreductase, producing the protein MSKKVLVVGGVAGGASAAARVRRLDESAEVIMFERGPNVSFSNCCLPYHLSGTVENSDDLVLISPQEFMDKYKIDARTHNEVIDIKREENKVVVKDLEKGETYEEDYDKLVLSPGAAPICPNSIPGVNNDNVFTIWNVQDIKKLNGYIEENNIEDVAVVGAGFIGCEVAENLKHAGKNVKLIEAMDQIMPPFDNDMAQILHKELYDKGVELILEDAVEEINNNHVVLSSGEKVDAEAVVMAIGVCPETELAEKAGLDIGETGSIEVDHNYRTNDKDIYAIGDAIEVYCRMTNRKTRLPLAGPAQRQARAAADAIYDKDHTHNGIIGSSVVRIFDMNAASTGINEKQAQDVGIPYDIAYVIPGDKVGLMPESHPMHFKLIYEYPTGRILGAQAVGRGNVDKRIDVIATMIHMGGTLEDLKELELCYAPVFGTAKDVVNHAALVGLNLLNNDFEQVPVTKVRELVENDACIIDCREEDEFAEGHFKNAINIPLSQLRDRVDEIPEDEPVYLHCRSGQRSYNAIRALQGMGYDNLYNISGSFLGVCCHQYYLDQVTDREKIVTDYNFE